From a single Rhodospirillaceae bacterium genomic region:
- a CDS encoding chemotaxis response regulator protein-glutamate methylesterase, translating to MVVDDSAIVRGLISRMLNSDPDITVVASVANGEMAISSLKRTPVDVVILDIEMPVMDGLTALPLLLEIDKDLKVLMASTLTNRNADISIRALTMGAADYVPKPTSSREIGGKGDFQRELLEKVKTLGDARRKRAGRVKVEATTGKTPFKSAMPSSSDIKLRAPGRTRPSVLAIGSSTGGPQALFKVLGGLPKDFQLPIVITQHMPPTFTSILSEHIEKASKRPCNEGKDGTVIAPGSIYIAPGDYHMTVEKDGANKVLRLNQGPKENFCRPAVDPMLRSMSQAYGPNILTVILTGMGSDGTKGGQTIVDNGGTLIAQDEESSVVWGMPGSVATAGLCSVVVPIDDIASKIVSFASRGIL from the coding sequence ATGGTGGTTGACGATTCGGCGATTGTTCGAGGTCTGATTTCGCGCATGTTGAATTCGGATCCTGATATCACCGTTGTGGCGTCTGTTGCCAATGGTGAAATGGCGATCAGCAGCCTGAAGCGTACACCGGTCGATGTTGTAATTCTAGATATCGAAATGCCGGTAATGGATGGCCTGACGGCGCTGCCCTTGCTTTTGGAAATTGATAAGGACCTGAAGGTTCTTATGGCCTCAACCCTTACCAACCGGAATGCAGATATTAGTATTCGTGCGCTGACGATGGGGGCGGCGGATTATGTTCCTAAACCGACTTCGTCGCGCGAAATTGGCGGAAAAGGTGACTTCCAGCGTGAGCTTTTAGAAAAAGTAAAGACGTTGGGGGATGCACGTCGCAAGCGCGCGGGTCGGGTTAAGGTTGAAGCCACTACAGGTAAAACACCGTTCAAGTCGGCAATGCCCAGTTCTAGCGATATTAAATTAAGAGCGCCTGGCAGAACCAGGCCCTCGGTTCTGGCAATTGGCAGCTCCACTGGTGGGCCGCAGGCGCTGTTTAAGGTCTTGGGCGGATTACCCAAGGATTTCCAACTTCCTATCGTCATTACCCAGCATATGCCGCCGACGTTTACGTCAATTTTATCTGAACATATTGAAAAGGCTTCAAAGCGTCCGTGTAATGAAGGCAAGGACGGAACTGTAATAGCCCCTGGTAGTATTTATATAGCGCCGGGCGATTATCACATGACGGTGGAAAAGGATGGTGCCAATAAGGTGCTGCGGCTGAATCAAGGTCCGAAAGAGAATTTCTGCCGTCCCGCTGTTGACCCAATGCTTCGAAGCATGTCACAGGCTTATGGCCCAAACATTCTGACAGTTATTCTAACCGGCATGGGGTCTGATGGAACAAAAGGCGGCCAAACCATCGTTGATAACGGTGGAACGCTAATCGCCCAGGATGAAGAATCAAGTGTTGTTTGGGGAATGCCGGGTTCTGTTGCGACGGCGGGCCTTTGTAGCGTCGTTGTCCCTATTGATGATATCGCGTCGAAGATAGTTTCCTTCGCCAGCCGAGGCATCCTATGA
- a CDS encoding ABC transporter permease, whose product MVSEVQVEAEVEELNPDVPLLQAMLQLIKRQPLGAAGLAVVILMILMAVFANFLSPYDPEANSLEHMLVEPSWIFPMGTDQFGRDVLTRIIYGARTALYVGFTAATVGSFLGLLLGVASAYFGGRFDLIMQRVMDVFMAFPLIIIALAVVATLGTGTTNVIIAITIPFVPQCARVVRSSALAIREIPYVDAARSLGFGHSRIILRHMMPNVMAPFLIMFTSFLGQAILLEASLSYLGMGVQEPTPAWGLMLQGGAEEYAESAPWVAIWPGVAISLAVFGFNLFGDALRDVLDPKLRSR is encoded by the coding sequence ATGGTTTCAGAAGTTCAAGTCGAAGCAGAAGTTGAGGAACTAAACCCAGACGTTCCTCTTCTCCAGGCAATGCTACAACTGATCAAACGGCAGCCGCTGGGTGCGGCAGGCTTGGCCGTGGTCATCTTAATGATCTTAATGGCTGTCTTCGCCAATTTCCTGTCGCCTTATGATCCGGAAGCAAATTCTCTGGAACACATGCTGGTTGAACCCAGTTGGATATTCCCCATGGGCACCGACCAATTCGGTCGCGATGTGCTGACACGGATCATTTATGGCGCTCGGACGGCGCTCTATGTGGGCTTTACTGCTGCCACTGTCGGTTCATTCCTGGGATTACTCCTCGGCGTCGCCAGTGCCTACTTCGGCGGGCGCTTTGATCTGATCATGCAGCGGGTCATGGATGTGTTCATGGCTTTTCCACTGATCATCATTGCGCTGGCCGTGGTTGCCACCTTGGGCACCGGAACCACCAACGTGATCATCGCGATCACCATCCCGTTCGTGCCGCAATGTGCGCGGGTCGTGCGATCCAGTGCCTTGGCCATTCGTGAAATTCCGTATGTGGATGCAGCGCGCTCTTTAGGCTTTGGTCATTCGCGGATAATTCTGCGCCACATGATGCCCAACGTGATGGCACCGTTCTTGATCATGTTCACCTCGTTCTTGGGCCAAGCGATCTTGCTAGAAGCTTCGCTCAGCTATCTCGGCATGGGCGTGCAGGAACCAACGCCTGCGTGGGGCCTGATGCTGCAAGGTGGTGCGGAAGAATATGCAGAAAGTGCTCCTTGGGTCGCAATCTGGCCCGGCGTTGCGATTAGCCTCGCCGTGTTTGGTTTCAACCTGTTTGGTGATGCCCTGCGTGATGTCCTAGACCCGAAACTGCGGTCGCGCTAA
- a CDS encoding response regulator transcription factor has translation MRILLVEDDPTTAQSIEMMLKSEGMVVDTTDLGEDGLEIGKLYDYDLIVLDLMLPDMDGLEVLRRLRDSRVETPVLILSGLTEPEKKVKGLGIGADDYLTKPFDKAELLARIQAIIRRSQGHAQSIIKTGKLSVNLDAHSVEVEGQPIHLTGKEYGILELLSLRKGTTLTKEMFLNHLYGGMDEPELKIIDVFICKLRKKLSVATDNDSYIETIWGRGYVLRDPDAEAESIAAEA, from the coding sequence ATGCGCATACTTCTTGTTGAAGATGATCCCACTACTGCACAAAGCATTGAGATGATGCTAAAGTCCGAAGGCATGGTGGTCGATACCACCGATCTCGGCGAAGACGGATTAGAGATTGGGAAGCTTTACGACTACGACCTGATTGTATTGGATTTGATGCTGCCAGACATGGACGGATTAGAGGTCCTACGTCGGCTGCGCGATTCACGGGTTGAAACCCCGGTGTTGATCCTGTCCGGCTTAACTGAGCCTGAAAAGAAGGTCAAAGGCCTAGGCATCGGTGCTGATGACTACTTGACCAAGCCCTTTGATAAAGCTGAGTTGTTAGCACGTATCCAAGCGATTATTCGCCGTTCACAAGGGCACGCGCAATCAATCATCAAGACGGGCAAGCTGTCGGTCAATCTGGATGCCCATAGTGTCGAAGTCGAGGGTCAACCGATCCATCTGACCGGCAAGGAATATGGAATTTTGGAATTGTTGTCACTGCGCAAGGGAACAACATTGACCAAAGAAATGTTTCTGAATCACCTGTACGGTGGCATGGATGAACCTGAACTGAAGATTATCGATGTGTTCATTTGCAAGCTTCGGAAGAAACTTTCCGTCGCAACAGATAATGATTCATATATCGAGACAATTTGGGGACGAGGATATGTCCTGCGCGATCCTGACGCTGAGGCAGAATCCATCGCTGCGGAAGCCTAA
- a CDS encoding xanthine dehydrogenase family protein molybdopterin-binding subunit — MSSLLNRPSSLIGKGVERLDAGGLLAGHGTYVDDMKLPRMVHACFVRSPHAHARIVSIDTTAAKAGAGVITVLTGPDFIDHVVPWKGVLTHMPSMKSATQFPLAINKATWQGEPVAVVVAKSRALAEDAAELVEIDWEPLPVVATMDAALASDGPIIHAELGDNICFSRAGETDGIDQVFEQADHVLEETFNVERQTPVTLEPRSILADYNPGKIFLNVYMSSQVPHMMQYLYAKHLGIPETNIRVQVPDMGGGYGLKIHIYGDETATTALSIMLGRPVKHVADRIESFISDNHSREHRVKVRLAVNQEGDFLAWDVDDLCGAGAYSVYPRGSVNETKHVFNLTGGPYASKFHRGRSQVVFQNKAALGQYRAVGHPVACVATEGMVDRAAQALKIDPADIRRRNYIDETSCPYKLPSGSVLETLSQQACLDRVLEMMDYPALRAEQDQLREKRIYRGIGLASYLQGSSPSSSTYGMGGAPITSQDGCTVALAAQGTFTCAISVVEIGQGARTITAQIVASVLGVGMDQIAVKLGDTDTTPYGAGNWGSRGAGTGGETAFKAARALRENILNVAAFLLQEDTATLDIQDSQIIDANGGTIRMSLEELAYKVYFRTDLFPKDFHPELSATQNYAQKDFDAIVTNGIQGAYLEVDVETGFVKLLRHWVVHDCGTVINPDLVGEQIRGAVVQGLGAALGETCLYSSEGQLMNGNLADYLVPMAVEMPDIDVDLVSTPTQVSELGAKGAAEAGTAGAPAAVMNGINDALSPFETKLSTQPFTPERIYQALNA, encoded by the coding sequence ATGTCATCTCTTCTCAATCGACCAAGCAGTCTTATTGGCAAGGGTGTGGAACGCCTTGATGCCGGTGGTTTGCTCGCTGGGCACGGAACATATGTGGATGATATGAAACTTCCCCGCATGGTGCATGCGTGCTTCGTGCGAAGTCCGCACGCCCATGCGCGCATTGTCTCAATTGATACGACTGCTGCAAAAGCCGGGGCAGGTGTCATTACGGTTTTGACAGGCCCCGATTTCATCGATCACGTGGTTCCTTGGAAGGGTGTGCTGACTCACATGCCATCTATGAAATCGGCAACCCAGTTTCCGTTAGCGATAAACAAAGCGACATGGCAGGGTGAACCGGTTGCTGTTGTTGTCGCCAAATCCCGCGCCCTGGCCGAAGACGCGGCGGAGTTGGTGGAAATCGATTGGGAGCCGCTGCCTGTCGTTGCGACTATGGATGCGGCGCTCGCATCGGATGGGCCGATCATCCATGCGGAACTCGGCGATAATATTTGTTTCTCGCGCGCGGGCGAAACAGATGGCATCGACCAAGTTTTCGAACAAGCGGACCACGTACTGGAAGAGACCTTTAACGTTGAACGCCAGACCCCTGTGACTTTGGAACCGCGGTCAATTTTGGCAGATTACAATCCAGGGAAAATTTTCCTCAACGTTTATATGTCCAGCCAAGTCCCGCACATGATGCAGTATCTTTATGCCAAGCACTTGGGAATACCCGAGACAAATATCCGCGTTCAGGTACCGGACATGGGCGGTGGATACGGCTTAAAAATCCACATCTATGGCGATGAAACGGCGACGACCGCGTTGTCGATAATGCTCGGGCGCCCCGTTAAACATGTGGCGGATCGGATCGAATCTTTTATTTCCGATAATCATTCCCGCGAACATCGTGTGAAGGTCCGCCTTGCCGTAAATCAAGAAGGCGATTTTCTTGCCTGGGATGTGGATGATCTTTGTGGTGCCGGTGCTTATTCGGTCTACCCTCGGGGTAGTGTGAATGAGACCAAGCACGTATTTAATTTGACCGGCGGGCCTTACGCATCAAAATTCCATCGCGGTAGAAGTCAGGTGGTGTTTCAAAACAAAGCAGCGCTTGGCCAGTACCGAGCTGTCGGCCATCCTGTTGCCTGCGTCGCCACTGAAGGCATGGTCGACCGGGCGGCACAGGCTCTAAAAATCGATCCCGCCGACATTCGCCGACGGAACTATATCGATGAAACATCGTGTCCTTACAAGCTGCCAAGTGGTTCTGTTCTTGAAACATTATCTCAGCAAGCGTGTTTAGATCGGGTGTTGGAGATGATGGATTATCCTGCCTTGCGAGCAGAACAAGACCAGTTGCGGGAAAAGAGAATTTACCGAGGCATAGGATTGGCGTCGTATCTTCAAGGCTCTAGCCCATCGTCATCCACCTATGGTATGGGCGGTGCGCCAATTACATCGCAGGATGGCTGTACAGTTGCCTTGGCGGCACAGGGGACTTTTACCTGTGCCATCAGTGTGGTCGAAATCGGACAGGGGGCACGCACCATCACGGCGCAAATCGTTGCCTCTGTGCTCGGCGTCGGCATGGACCAGATCGCGGTTAAACTTGGCGACACAGATACAACCCCCTACGGCGCTGGAAATTGGGGGTCGCGGGGAGCAGGGACCGGTGGCGAAACCGCCTTTAAGGCAGCCAGGGCCTTGCGTGAAAATATTTTGAATGTTGCTGCTTTCTTGCTCCAAGAAGACACCGCCACGTTGGATATTCAAGACAGTCAAATTATTGATGCAAATGGCGGTACCATTCGGATGTCGCTCGAGGAACTCGCCTACAAGGTTTATTTCCGAACCGACTTGTTCCCCAAGGATTTCCATCCAGAACTCTCTGCCACTCAGAACTACGCCCAGAAGGATTTCGACGCCATCGTTACCAACGGCATTCAGGGGGCGTACTTGGAAGTCGATGTGGAGACTGGATTCGTCAAATTACTTCGCCATTGGGTCGTGCACGACTGCGGTACCGTCATAAACCCAGATTTAGTTGGCGAACAAATTAGAGGTGCCGTGGTGCAAGGCTTGGGTGCGGCTCTCGGCGAGACCTGTCTCTATTCGTCAGAGGGACAGTTGATGAACGGAAACTTAGCCGATTACCTGGTGCCGATGGCTGTGGAAATGCCGGATATTGATGTTGATCTGGTCTCGACACCGACCCAAGTTTCTGAACTGGGAGCTAAGGGGGCTGCGGAAGCGGGAACGGCCGGGGCACCGGCGGCGGTGATGAATGGCATCAACGATGCCCTCTCACCCTTCGAAACAAAGCTGTCTACCCAGCCATTTACGCCTGAAAGAATTTATCAAGCCTTGAACGCGTAA
- a CDS encoding aldehyde dehydrogenase, producing the protein MSNLGNSLERRDVVGQLLQDRGDLLVVAGLGSSCYDILSIEDNSADFPLWGAMGAASMMGLGLAIAQPDRRIVVITGDGEILMGLGGLGTIANKAPSNLAIVVLDNERYGETGMQETHTAGPMNLAAVAAGAGFPVTGTVRSNEDLNDAIPMIRQQPGPVFFDIKIFANQASDIPRPQDGVMLKQRFREALQV; encoded by the coding sequence ATGAGCAATCTTGGGAATTCATTGGAGAGACGTGATGTGGTTGGTCAGCTGCTGCAGGACCGAGGCGATCTCCTGGTCGTCGCTGGATTAGGCTCTTCATGCTACGACATATTGTCGATAGAAGATAACTCCGCTGACTTTCCCTTATGGGGAGCCATGGGGGCGGCAAGCATGATGGGATTAGGATTGGCGATAGCCCAACCGGACCGTCGCATTGTGGTCATCACGGGTGACGGTGAAATATTGATGGGGCTGGGAGGGCTTGGAACAATTGCCAATAAAGCGCCAAGCAATTTAGCCATCGTGGTTCTGGATAATGAACGCTACGGCGAGACGGGAATGCAAGAAACCCACACGGCGGGACCGATGAATTTAGCTGCTGTTGCGGCAGGTGCAGGTTTTCCAGTGACGGGAACTGTTAGGTCAAATGAAGACTTAAACGATGCGATTCCCATGATCAGGCAGCAGCCCGGCCCTGTATTTTTTGACATTAAGATTTTTGCCAACCAAGCCTCAGACATCCCCCGGCCTCAAGACGGCGTCATGCTAAAACAGCGATTTCGAGAGGCCTTGCAGGTTTAA
- a CDS encoding protein-glutamate O-methyltransferase CheR — MNPQDFEFISTLLKDRSGLVLTPDKSYLLESRLMPVARKREMKGLDELIAHIRSTKQEALILEVTEAMTTNESFFFRDIKPFDIFKDTVLPHLIKTRGGGKSFKIWCAAASSGQEPYSLSIVLRDAAAKLPGWRTSIVGTDISHDILAKAKAGVYSQFEVQRGLPIQQLLKYFTKKDEMWEAKQEVRDLVTYKYFNLLNDLTPLGKCDVVFCRNVLIYFDQETKGKVLDQIAKLLPPDGVLFLGGAETVLGITEKFKPLAGLRGVYCLSDGVGIPVS; from the coding sequence ATGAACCCGCAAGACTTTGAGTTCATAAGCACGCTATTAAAAGACCGTTCTGGCTTGGTCTTGACGCCGGATAAATCGTACCTGTTGGAAAGTCGGCTGATGCCGGTTGCGCGCAAGCGGGAAATGAAGGGACTGGATGAGTTGATCGCTCATATCCGATCAACTAAGCAGGAAGCTTTGATTCTAGAAGTAACGGAAGCAATGACGACAAACGAGTCGTTCTTTTTTCGCGATATTAAGCCTTTTGATATTTTCAAAGATACCGTCCTTCCCCATTTGATTAAAACACGGGGCGGCGGGAAGTCTTTTAAAATTTGGTGTGCTGCGGCTTCGAGTGGGCAAGAACCATATTCTCTTTCGATTGTATTAAGGGATGCCGCAGCGAAGTTGCCGGGTTGGAGGACGAGTATCGTTGGCACAGACATCTCCCACGATATTTTGGCGAAGGCTAAAGCGGGTGTTTATTCTCAATTTGAGGTGCAGCGTGGACTGCCGATTCAGCAGTTGCTGAAGTATTTCACCAAAAAGGATGAGATGTGGGAGGCGAAGCAGGAAGTCCGCGATTTGGTCACGTACAAGTACTTTAATCTATTGAACGATCTGACACCGCTTGGAAAATGCGATGTCGTTTTCTGTCGTAATGTGCTGATTTATTTTGACCAGGAAACCAAGGGTAAGGTTCTGGATCAAATCGCAAAGCTGCTGCCGCCTGACGGGGTGTTGTTCCTTGGGGGCGCGGAGACGGTACTGGGAATAACCGAAAAATTTAAGCCGCTTGCTGGGCTGCGCGGCGTTTACTGCCTGTCTGACGGCGTAGGCATCCCGGTCAGCTAA
- a CDS encoding phosphonopyruvate decarboxylase, whose amino-acid sequence MSWQKNIFNALLALNVRQVAYVPDAGHTEVIRGANEDARMNAIPLSTEEEGVAVLAGAWLGGERGVLLMQSSGVGNCVNMLSLVKTCQFPLLVLVTMRGQEGEPNFWQNPMGSITGDVLSLAGLEVRTIDQRETAGDMVAAAGEQVFSEERAMALLIEQKVIGVKKFGD is encoded by the coding sequence ATGTCGTGGCAGAAGAATATTTTTAATGCATTGTTGGCACTTAATGTACGGCAAGTGGCATATGTCCCGGATGCGGGCCATACAGAAGTTATTCGCGGTGCCAATGAGGATGCCCGAATGAACGCGATTCCCTTATCGACGGAAGAAGAAGGCGTTGCGGTATTGGCCGGCGCGTGGCTTGGCGGGGAGCGGGGCGTGCTGCTGATGCAAAGCAGCGGCGTCGGCAACTGTGTGAACATGCTTTCCTTGGTGAAGACATGCCAATTTCCCCTGTTAGTTCTCGTGACCATGCGGGGGCAAGAAGGGGAGCCAAACTTTTGGCAAAACCCGATGGGTAGCATTACCGGAGATGTATTATCCCTTGCAGGGTTAGAGGTCCGCACAATTGATCAGCGTGAGACTGCAGGTGATATGGTTGCCGCCGCTGGGGAACAGGTATTCTCAGAGGAAAGAGCGATGGCACTTTTGATCGAACAAAAAGTTATCGGTGTGAAGAAGTTTGGGGATTAA
- a CDS encoding isocitrate lyase/PEP mutase family protein: MTKTDQLRAILAEPGAEVMPGVFDAMSARLVERAGFRASFMSGFAVAAARLAMPDTGLISYTEMANQGQNMCDAVSMPIIGDGDTGYGNAINVRRTVEGFARAGFACVMIEDQVSPKRCGHTRGKKTVDRAEAFARIKAAIDVKNDGTDILIMARTDANATEGFNEALYRAKKFAELGADITFLEAPKDVEQMRTYCEQVPGPKMANMVEQGDTPVLSPKELGDIGYKIVVHPLTLLMAGIKAMEDVLTQFKNGTYSEDSYDFSHLRDVVGFPEYYEAEKKYATE; encoded by the coding sequence GTGACCAAAACAGACCAACTCCGCGCGATCCTGGCTGAACCCGGTGCGGAGGTCATGCCCGGCGTCTTTGATGCCATGTCCGCACGCCTCGTCGAACGCGCAGGGTTTCGCGCCAGTTTCATGAGTGGCTTTGCCGTAGCCGCCGCCCGGCTCGCCATGCCCGACACGGGCCTGATTTCCTATACTGAAATGGCCAACCAGGGCCAAAATATGTGTGATGCAGTTTCGATGCCGATCATTGGTGATGGAGATACGGGCTACGGCAACGCGATTAATGTGCGGCGCACGGTCGAAGGTTTCGCCCGTGCGGGTTTCGCCTGCGTGATGATTGAGGATCAGGTATCACCGAAGCGATGTGGTCATACCCGGGGCAAGAAAACCGTCGATCGCGCCGAAGCTTTCGCGCGGATCAAGGCTGCCATCGATGTAAAAAATGACGGTACTGATATCCTGATCATGGCGCGCACAGATGCCAACGCCACCGAAGGCTTCAATGAAGCCCTCTACCGCGCAAAAAAGTTTGCCGAGCTCGGTGCCGATATCACCTTCCTTGAAGCGCCTAAAGACGTGGAACAAATGCGCACCTATTGTGAACAGGTCCCCGGACCCAAAATGGCCAACATGGTAGAACAAGGCGATACGCCTGTGCTCTCCCCCAAAGAACTGGGCGACATCGGCTATAAGATCGTGGTCCATCCCCTGACCCTATTAATGGCGGGCATCAAGGCGATGGAGGATGTTCTTACTCAATTCAAAAACGGGACGTATTCCGAAGACTCGTATGATTTTTCTCACCTGCGTGATGTCGTCGGATTTCCCGAATACTACGAAGCTGAAAAGAAATACGCGACCGAGTGA
- a CDS encoding TauD/TfdA family dioxygenase, which translates to MSEILREPVREPSAWTPGELAADPSWIYRFSDADIAELDQATEGVRAKGAGNFDREDFPLPNLESLFENILQQIEFGRGCVLIKGLDVTAYDPATLETLYWGIAAHLGVLMHQNPMGDLIGHVTDGGRDYASNNVRGYTTKAELRPHSDPTDVVALLCKHPSKSGGESCIASASAIYNEILATHPEYLEILTAGFHFDLRGEGVTTDPNETSFNRVPAFSYFDGRLSCRFNSRTMIEGMDKAGKSLNEQELKAVQYVVELALSDKFRHDIIFERGDIQILNNHGILHARKGFEDFPEPERKRDLLRLWLNLREGRDLAPEFADRLNTGPRGGICLTDDRRPH; encoded by the coding sequence ATGTCTGAAATCCTTAGAGAACCCGTTCGTGAGCCTAGTGCGTGGACGCCAGGGGAGCTTGCGGCTGATCCTTCCTGGATCTATCGATTTTCGGATGCAGACATAGCCGAACTCGATCAAGCGACGGAAGGTGTTCGCGCTAAGGGAGCTGGCAATTTTGATCGGGAAGATTTTCCTCTGCCCAACCTGGAATCTCTGTTTGAAAATATCCTTCAGCAAATTGAGTTTGGTCGTGGCTGTGTGCTGATCAAAGGCCTGGACGTAACCGCCTATGACCCGGCCACCCTGGAAACGCTTTATTGGGGAATTGCAGCACATTTGGGCGTCCTAATGCATCAAAATCCGATGGGCGACCTGATCGGCCATGTCACCGATGGTGGCCGCGACTATGCGTCTAATAATGTCCGGGGCTATACGACGAAGGCTGAACTCCGCCCTCATAGCGACCCGACTGATGTCGTGGCGCTTCTGTGTAAACACCCCTCAAAATCGGGAGGCGAAAGCTGCATCGCCAGTGCATCTGCGATCTATAACGAAATCTTGGCAACCCACCCGGAGTATTTAGAAATTTTAACGGCCGGCTTCCATTTTGATCTGCGCGGCGAAGGTGTAACCACAGATCCGAACGAAACCTCGTTCAACAGAGTCCCCGCCTTTAGCTACTTCGATGGTCGATTGAGCTGCCGATTTAACAGCCGCACGATGATCGAAGGCATGGACAAGGCGGGAAAATCACTAAATGAACAGGAATTAAAAGCGGTCCAATACGTCGTTGAATTGGCGTTAAGCGATAAGTTCCGCCACGACATTATCTTTGAACGGGGTGATATCCAAATTCTCAATAACCACGGTATTCTGCACGCCCGCAAAGGCTTCGAAGATTTCCCTGAACCTGAGCGCAAGCGAGACCTGCTGCGGCTTTGGCTTAATCTACGCGAGGGGCGCGACTTAGCACCCGAATTCGCCGACCGCTTGAACACCGGCCCCAGAGGCGGCATCTGCCTAACTGACGACCGCCGCCCCCATTAG